A section of the Pseudomonas lini genome encodes:
- a CDS encoding ATP-NAD kinase family protein — MSRVPLTVGIIANPASGRDVRRLTANAGLFSSTDKVSVIQRLLAAFGATGVERVLMPTDMTGIAAAVLKNSHGRQARDSHWPTLEFLDLTLRQSVADTRQAARWMVERGVSLIAVLGGDGTHKAVAAEVGDIPLLTLSTGTNNAFPELREATSAGLAGGLFASGRIPPEIALRRNKRLLVQIANRDLCEVALVDVAVSSLPFIGARAISRGIDLAEVFVTFAEPQSIGISALCGLWFPVSRQAPNGAWMRLDPQSCEALLVPLAPGLLQGCGVLAAASLEPGVAHGLCLASGTLALDGEREIEFNAHDLPTVTLDAGGPLSIDVNAALAYAAQQRLLAIGREHPQHPLNLESQDTLENKNVDTADR; from the coding sequence ATGAGTCGCGTGCCCCTGACCGTCGGCATCATTGCCAATCCGGCGTCCGGCCGGGACGTACGGCGCCTGACGGCGAATGCCGGGCTGTTTTCCAGCACCGACAAAGTCTCGGTGATCCAGCGGCTGCTGGCGGCTTTTGGCGCCACCGGTGTCGAACGGGTGCTGATGCCCACCGACATGACTGGCATCGCCGCTGCGGTGTTGAAGAACAGTCACGGCCGCCAGGCGCGTGACAGCCACTGGCCAACCCTGGAGTTCCTCGACCTTACCTTGCGCCAAAGCGTGGCGGACACTCGCCAAGCCGCGCGCTGGATGGTTGAACGCGGTGTGTCGCTGATCGCCGTACTCGGCGGTGACGGCACCCACAAAGCGGTGGCCGCCGAAGTCGGCGACATTCCACTGCTGACCCTGTCAACGGGAACCAATAATGCCTTCCCGGAACTGCGTGAAGCCACCAGTGCCGGGTTGGCCGGCGGGCTATTCGCCAGCGGGCGGATTCCCCCCGAAATCGCTTTGCGCCGCAATAAACGCCTGCTGGTGCAGATTGCGAACCGCGACCTGTGTGAAGTGGCATTGGTGGACGTGGCGGTGTCCTCGCTGCCCTTTATCGGCGCTCGTGCAATCAGCCGTGGGATCGATCTGGCGGAAGTTTTTGTAACCTTCGCCGAACCTCAATCCATTGGCATCTCGGCGCTCTGTGGCTTGTGGTTTCCGGTATCGCGCCAAGCCCCCAATGGCGCCTGGATGCGCCTTGATCCGCAATCTTGCGAAGCTTTGCTGGTGCCACTGGCGCCCGGCCTGTTGCAAGGCTGCGGGGTGCTTGCCGCCGCCAGCCTTGAACCCGGCGTTGCCCATGGCCTGTGCCTGGCCAGCGGCACCCTGGCTCTGGATGGCGAGCGGGAAATCGAATTCAACGCCCATGACTTACCTACCGTTACCCTCGATGCCGGCGGTCCGCTGAGCATCGATGTCAATGCGGCGCTGGCCTATGCAGCGCAACAGCGGCTGCTGGCCATCGGCCGTGAACATCCGCAACACCCTCTGAACCTTGAGTCTCAAGACACCCTGGAGAATAAAAATGTCGACACAGCTGACCGCTGA
- a CDS encoding thiamine pyrophosphate-dependent dehydrogenase E1 component subunit alpha yields the protein MSTQLTADQLLHAYRVMRTIRVFEERLHVEFATGEIPGFVHLYAGEEASAAGVMAHLGDDDCIASNHRGHGHCIAKGVDVYGMMAEIYGKKTGVCQGKGGSMHIADFEKGMLGANGIVGAGAPLVVGAALAARLKGTDSVAVVFFGDGGSNEGAVFEAMNMASVWNLPCLFIAENNGYAEATASNWSVACDHIADRAAGFGMPGVTVDGFDFFAVHEAAGAAVERARAGEGPSLIEVKLTRYYGHFEGDAQTYRAPDEVKYFREHNDCLMQFRERTTRTGLIDASQLDQIDSEVDLLIENAVRKAKSDPKPSAADLLTDVYVSYP from the coding sequence ATGTCGACACAGCTGACCGCTGATCAATTGCTGCATGCCTATCGGGTGATGCGCACCATCCGCGTCTTTGAAGAGCGCTTGCACGTGGAGTTCGCCACCGGCGAGATTCCCGGTTTCGTCCATCTTTATGCCGGTGAAGAGGCCTCGGCCGCCGGTGTCATGGCTCACTTGGGGGACGACGATTGCATCGCCTCCAACCACCGAGGTCACGGTCATTGCATCGCCAAGGGCGTTGATGTGTACGGGATGATGGCCGAGATCTACGGCAAGAAAACCGGAGTCTGCCAGGGTAAGGGCGGCTCCATGCACATCGCCGATTTCGAGAAGGGCATGCTCGGAGCCAACGGTATCGTCGGAGCCGGCGCACCGTTGGTTGTAGGCGCAGCACTGGCCGCCAGGCTCAAAGGTACGGACAGCGTCGCAGTGGTGTTCTTCGGCGACGGCGGTTCCAACGAAGGTGCGGTATTCGAAGCGATGAACATGGCCTCGGTGTGGAACCTGCCGTGCCTGTTCATTGCCGAGAACAACGGTTATGCCGAGGCCACGGCCTCCAACTGGTCCGTGGCCTGCGATCACATCGCCGACCGCGCGGCCGGCTTCGGCATGCCTGGGGTCACCGTCGACGGCTTCGATTTCTTCGCCGTTCACGAAGCCGCCGGTGCCGCAGTGGAGCGGGCCCGCGCCGGTGAAGGTCCGTCGCTGATCGAGGTCAAGTTGACCCGCTACTACGGTCACTTCGAGGGCGACGCCCAGACCTATCGGGCACCGGACGAGGTCAAGTATTTCCGCGAGCACAACGACTGCCTGATGCAGTTTCGCGAACGCACCACGCGGACTGGTTTGATCGATGCCAGCCAGTTGGACCAGATCGATAGCGAAGTGGACCTGCTGATCGAAAATGCCGTGCGCAAGGCCAAGTCCGACCCCAAGCCGAGCGCGGCCGACCTGCTCACAGACGTCTACGTTTCCTATCCCTGA
- a CDS encoding alpha-ketoacid dehydrogenase subunit beta produces MARKISYQQAINEALAQEMRRDPSVFIMGEDVAGGAGAPGENDAWGGVLGVTKGLYHQFPGRVLDTPLSELGYVGAAVGAATCGVRPVCELMFVDFAGCCLDQILNQAAKFRYMFGGKASTPLVIRTMVGAGLRAAAQHSQMLTSLWTHIPGLKVVCPSSPYDAKGLLIQAIRDNDPVIFCEHKLLYSMQGEVPEELYTIPFGEANFLRDGKDVTLVSYGRTVNTAMDAARSLAGRGVDCEVIDLRTTSPLDEDSILESVEKTGRLVVIDEANPRCSMATDISALVAQKAFASLKAPIEMVTAPHTPVPFSDALEDLYIPDAAKIENAVLKLIEWSKRS; encoded by the coding sequence ATGGCGAGAAAAATCAGTTATCAGCAGGCAATCAACGAAGCCCTGGCCCAGGAAATGCGCCGCGACCCCAGCGTGTTCATCATGGGCGAAGACGTCGCCGGCGGTGCCGGTGCTCCCGGTGAAAACGACGCCTGGGGCGGGGTGTTGGGCGTGACCAAGGGCCTCTATCACCAATTTCCCGGGCGCGTATTGGACACGCCGCTGTCGGAACTGGGTTACGTCGGTGCCGCCGTAGGCGCGGCGACCTGCGGCGTGCGCCCGGTGTGTGAATTGATGTTTGTCGACTTTGCCGGTTGCTGCCTGGACCAGATCCTCAATCAGGCGGCCAAGTTTCGCTACATGTTCGGTGGCAAGGCCTCCACCCCGTTGGTGATTCGCACCATGGTCGGCGCGGGCCTGCGAGCAGCCGCCCAACACTCGCAAATGCTCACCTCGCTGTGGACCCATATCCCGGGGCTGAAAGTCGTCTGCCCGTCATCGCCTTATGACGCCAAGGGCCTGTTGATCCAGGCTATCCGCGACAACGACCCGGTGATTTTCTGTGAGCACAAACTGCTCTACAGCATGCAGGGCGAGGTACCGGAAGAGCTCTATACCATTCCTTTCGGTGAAGCCAACTTCCTGCGCGATGGCAAGGACGTGACCCTGGTCTCCTATGGACGCACGGTCAATACGGCGATGGACGCAGCCCGCAGCCTGGCAGGGCGAGGCGTTGACTGCGAGGTCATCGACCTGCGCACCACCAGCCCGCTGGACGAAGACAGCATTCTCGAAAGCGTGGAAAAAACCGGGCGCCTGGTGGTGATCGACGAAGCCAACCCGCGCTGTTCCATGGCCACCGACATCTCGGCCCTGGTGGCGCAAAAAGCGTTCGCCTCGCTCAAGGCGCCCATCGAGATGGTCACTGCGCCGCACACGCCGGTGCCATTCTCCGACGCCCTGGAAGACCTCTATATCCCTGACGCGGCGAAGATCGAAAATGCCGTGCTCAAATTGATCGAGTGGAGCAAGCGTTCATGA
- a CDS encoding acetoin dehydrogenase dihydrolipoyllysine-residue acetyltransferase subunit, with translation MSQIHTLTMPKWGLSMTEGRVDVWLKEEGQAIAKGDEVLDVETDKISSSVEAPFSGVLRRQIARQDETLAVGALLGIVVDGEASEAEIDAVIEQFQAAFVPGDGAEEDSGPKPQKVELDGRLIRYFERGGGGVPLVLVHGFGGDLNNWMFNHEALAAGRRVIALDLPGHGESTKQLARGDLDELSGVLLALLDHLEVPVAHLVGHSMGGAVALNTARLAPHRVRSMSLIGSAGLGAEINGEYLQGFVDAASRNALKPQLVQLFSDPELVNRQMLEDMLKYKRLEGVDAALRQLVSGLFNEGRQQFDLRGVVQENRQPTLLIWGSDDAIIPAAHSVGLTAQIEILPGQAHMVQMEAAEQVNQLILDFVQQH, from the coding sequence ATGAGCCAGATCCATACCCTGACCATGCCCAAGTGGGGCTTGTCCATGACCGAAGGCCGGGTCGATGTCTGGCTCAAGGAGGAGGGCCAGGCGATCGCCAAGGGCGATGAAGTGCTCGATGTAGAAACCGACAAAATTTCCAGCAGCGTCGAGGCGCCGTTTTCCGGTGTGCTGCGTCGGCAGATCGCGCGCCAGGATGAAACCCTTGCGGTCGGTGCGTTGCTCGGCATCGTGGTCGACGGCGAAGCCAGTGAGGCCGAAATCGATGCGGTGATCGAGCAGTTCCAGGCCGCGTTCGTGCCAGGTGACGGAGCCGAGGAGGACAGCGGGCCGAAGCCGCAGAAGGTCGAACTGGACGGGCGACTGATCCGTTACTTCGAGCGCGGCGGAGGCGGGGTGCCGTTGGTGTTGGTGCATGGGTTTGGCGGTGACCTGAACAATTGGATGTTCAATCATGAAGCATTGGCCGCCGGGCGCCGAGTGATTGCCCTGGATTTGCCGGGCCATGGCGAGTCGACCAAACAGCTGGCGCGCGGAGATCTGGATGAGCTGAGCGGGGTGCTGCTGGCACTGCTCGATCATCTGGAGGTTCCCGTGGCGCATCTGGTGGGGCATTCCATGGGCGGTGCGGTGGCGCTGAACACCGCGCGTCTGGCACCCCATCGGGTGCGGTCCATGAGCTTGATCGGCAGCGCCGGCCTGGGGGCGGAAATCAACGGCGAATACCTGCAAGGTTTTGTCGATGCGGCCAGCCGCAATGCCCTCAAACCACAGTTGGTGCAGCTGTTCTCCGACCCCGAACTGGTCAATCGGCAGATGCTCGAAGACATGCTCAAGTACAAGCGCCTGGAAGGGGTGGACGCGGCCCTGCGCCAGCTGGTTTCGGGATTGTTCAACGAAGGACGGCAACAGTTCGATCTGCGCGGCGTGGTGCAAGAAAACCGGCAGCCGACGTTGCTGATCTGGGGCAGTGACGACGCGATCATTCCTGCAGCCCACAGCGTTGGCCTGACAGCCCAAATCGAAATCCTGCCGGGCCAGGCGCACATGGTGCAAATGGAAGCGGCCGAGCAGGTCAATCAGCTGATTCTGGACTTTGTGCAACAACACTAA
- a CDS encoding spore coat U domain-containing protein, translated as MTFLHCTQPSSHPRWANSDTLPGKKTRIQRDKGILARVGILSIFSLSLLPTPAISATTTATFTVSASIVAGCGITASPLAFGAYTGVQADAESSLSVNCTNTTAYSVGLGAGTSGGTATARQMSGTPAGILFYALYSDVTRAINWGDTGGTGLITGTGSGAVQVIPVYGRVVAGQLSPPGTYADTMTATVTF; from the coding sequence ATGACGTTTTTGCATTGCACGCAGCCCTCCTCACATCCCCGTTGGGCCAATAGCGATACTCTGCCGGGCAAGAAGACTCGGATACAGCGCGATAAGGGCATTCTCGCCCGTGTCGGCATCCTGAGTATTTTTTCGCTCAGTCTGTTACCCACTCCGGCCATTTCAGCTACCACCACTGCAACCTTCACCGTTTCCGCAAGCATTGTGGCCGGCTGCGGGATCACCGCCTCTCCTTTGGCTTTCGGCGCCTATACAGGTGTGCAAGCCGATGCCGAGTCCAGCCTCTCGGTCAACTGCACCAACACGACGGCCTATAGTGTCGGCCTCGGTGCCGGGACGAGCGGCGGCACCGCGACAGCCCGGCAGATGTCTGGCACTCCCGCAGGCATCCTGTTTTATGCGCTGTACTCTGACGTCACACGGGCGATCAATTGGGGCGACACCGGTGGCACCGGTCTCATTACTGGAACCGGCAGTGGCGCCGTTCAGGTCATCCCGGTCTATGGTCGGGTGGTGGCGGGGCAGCTTAGTCCGCCGGGTACCTATGCCGACACCATGACAGCCACCGTCACTTTTTGA
- a CDS encoding spore coat U domain-containing protein: MNGLGVLAIMSTMLSATALAAQLQVEVRVNVQRGCQLVGQQREAGIEQLGVLDFGTTARLVDPSGPLSAALLDARVPRLECNPDTPYQLQVDGGLHGGVGEVRYLAGSTEHSKPIPYRLYQDAARQIPLPVNVLLSGRVPDSGTVDLPLYARIERLAEIPRVSRYSDLLKVTVSW; this comes from the coding sequence TTGAACGGGCTTGGGGTTTTGGCAATTATGAGCACGATGCTCAGTGCGACAGCGTTGGCGGCGCAGCTTCAGGTTGAGGTCCGGGTCAATGTGCAGCGCGGTTGCCAGTTGGTTGGCCAACAACGTGAGGCGGGGATCGAGCAATTGGGCGTCCTCGACTTCGGCACCACCGCCCGCCTGGTCGATCCGTCAGGGCCATTGAGTGCAGCACTGCTTGACGCACGTGTGCCCCGCCTGGAATGCAATCCTGATACCCCTTACCAATTACAGGTCGACGGTGGCCTGCATGGCGGCGTCGGCGAGGTTCGCTATCTGGCGGGCAGTACAGAGCACAGCAAACCCATTCCTTATCGCCTCTATCAAGACGCCGCACGGCAGATTCCGCTGCCGGTAAATGTGCTCTTGAGTGGGCGGGTGCCGGATTCAGGTACGGTGGATTTGCCTCTGTATGCCCGTATCGAACGGCTGGCCGAGATCCCCCGCGTCAGTCGTTACTCCGATCTCTTGAAAGTGACCGTGAGCTGGTAG
- a CDS encoding spore coat protein U domain-containing protein translates to MELGWVQDDEELVVMTLGTVLLLAEEAQAAISGQIDARLIIIASCAVTNDITNIVGSPVGDFGLLDFGSQGPAWTDPINANPSDAGNGTLEVSCNPSVTGFTVTINGGIHGDGTIRGLSNGTQTIPYRLFLDACGGDSPKSSVPKFTPLAPPALTF, encoded by the coding sequence ATGGAACTCGGATGGGTGCAAGACGATGAAGAGTTGGTGGTGATGACCCTTGGCACAGTTTTACTACTGGCCGAGGAGGCGCAAGCGGCGATCAGCGGTCAAATTGATGCGCGGCTGATCATCATCGCCAGTTGTGCAGTGACCAATGACATTACCAATATCGTCGGCAGTCCGGTCGGTGATTTCGGCCTGTTGGATTTCGGCTCGCAAGGTCCTGCCTGGACCGACCCGATCAACGCCAACCCGAGTGATGCCGGCAACGGCACGCTGGAAGTCTCCTGCAACCCTTCAGTCACCGGTTTCACCGTGACCATCAATGGAGGCATCCATGGCGACGGCACCATTCGGGGCCTGAGCAATGGTACCCAGACCATCCCTTATCGATTGTTCCTCGATGCTTGCGGTGGCGACAGCCCGAAGTCCAGCGTACCGAAGTTCACCCCGCTGGCTCCGCCGGCACTGACTTTCTAG
- a CDS encoding spore coat U domain-containing protein has product MQWSPAALILIGATGLPLPLAAGTSQSFQVSATVTAACLVIGGVSTYGNLDFGTQSALATNIVQVQLSDGVQLQCTPGVSLNMSVDGGQYNSNGRHLQLDDGSARIPYQLFSDAAFSESLGIGQSVAVAYSDADNIRLPVYAQMQLPGDQPGGIYSDVLQVQLSW; this is encoded by the coding sequence GTGCAATGGAGTCCTGCCGCGCTGATCCTGATCGGCGCGACTGGTTTGCCTCTGCCGCTGGCGGCGGGGACCAGTCAGAGTTTTCAGGTCAGCGCGACAGTGACCGCGGCATGTCTGGTGATAGGCGGGGTTTCCACTTATGGCAACCTCGATTTCGGCACTCAATCAGCGCTGGCGACCAATATTGTGCAGGTGCAGTTGAGCGACGGCGTGCAGTTGCAATGCACGCCGGGCGTGAGCCTGAACATGAGCGTCGATGGCGGCCAGTACAACAGTAACGGGCGGCACCTGCAGCTTGATGACGGCAGTGCCCGTATTCCCTATCAATTATTCAGTGACGCGGCCTTCAGTGAGAGCTTGGGCATCGGTCAGAGCGTGGCCGTGGCCTACAGCGATGCGGACAACATCCGATTGCCTGTTTACGCACAAATGCAGTTACCGGGTGATCAGCCCGGAGGAATTTATAGCGACGTGCTGCAGGTGCAGCTGTCGTGGTAG